The stretch of DNA CTCGTATGTTTGCAGCACAGGAATGGCCAGTGAAATTTACCATGATTCGGTAAGTTTGCGACCATTAATCAGAAAAGAAGACGTGAGAATAGCAAATTAGCCTTGATAACAGCAACCTGTATATCGTCCGTCAGATTATGCCCTCACGCCTTTTCTTCTAAGAGTCTGAATAGTATCTAAGGAATAGTCCATGTGCCTATATCCAGCATATTTTACGAGTGAAGACGACAAGAAGAATTCTTTTCCAAACAGGTAATATCAGTGAAAAAAAGAGTACTAGTTGTAGGCATCGATATCTCAATGGATGACTTTCACGCCTGCATTAAAGAAAAGGGGCCTGATGGTAACGTTAGGATAAAAGGGAGCAGTAAGTTTTCCAATGATGGCAAAGGGTTTAAGGCATTCACCGCTTGGGTTGCCAAGCGAGAAACCGAGAATAGCACCACGACTTACGTAATGGAGGCCACCGGAAGCTACTACGAGAACCTAGCCTACGAGCTGTATAATTTAGGATTTAAGGTATGCGTAGAGCTTCCTAATAAAATAAAGCACTTCAGCAAAAGCCTTAATGTCAAAACCAAAACCGACAAGGTGGATGCAGGTGTAATTGCCCAAGTAGGAATAGAGCGAGCCCTTCCAGCATGGCTTCCATTAGCTCCCGAGTATCGGTCATTAAGGGATCTTTGCAGGGAACGGCTCTCGTTAGTTCAAGAGAAATCTAAAGCGAAGAACCAGCTGCATGCCATGCGCCATTCCCATGATAAGCAGGCCTGCGTTATCGAGCTAAAAGAGGAGCAGATTGCTTTTTATGAAGCCTCTATAAAGAAGATCGAGAAAGCGATTAAAAGCATTATTGATGCGAACTCAACCCTAAAAAAGAAGATCGCTCGGATAGAAAAGGTCAAGGGGTTAGGGTTTGCAACCATTGTAACGGTACTGTGTGAAACCAATGGGTTCATACTGTTCAAGAGCATCCGGCAAGTGGTCAGCTACTCGGGCTTAGATGTTGAGATGAAAGAATCGGGCAAACTTGTCGGAAAAAGTAGGATATCCAAGAAGGGGAATGCAAGGATACGGCAGTGTCTCTTCATGCCCGCATTATCAGCAA from Acetobacteroides hydrogenigenes encodes:
- a CDS encoding IS110 family RNA-guided transposase: MKKRVLVVGIDISMDDFHACIKEKGPDGNVRIKGSSKFSNDGKGFKAFTAWVAKRETENSTTTYVMEATGSYYENLAYELYNLGFKVCVELPNKIKHFSKSLNVKTKTDKVDAGVIAQVGIERALPAWLPLAPEYRSLRDLCRERLSLVQEKSKAKNQLHAMRHSHDKQACVIELKEEQIAFYEASIKKIEKAIKSIIDANSTLKKKIARIEKVKGLGFATIVTVLCETNGFILFKSIRQVVSYSGLDVEMKESGKLVGKSRISKKGNARIRQCLFMPALSATQHNERIKDLYGRIIERNPDKKRKGVVAGMRKLLILIFVLWKKDEEYIPNHQWNAKDIG